From a single Canis aureus isolate CA01 chromosome 5, VMU_Caureus_v.1.0, whole genome shotgun sequence genomic region:
- the WASF2 gene encoding actin-binding protein WASF2, with the protein MPLVTRNIEPRHLCRQTLPSVRSELECVTNITLANVIRQLGSLSKYAEDIVGELFTQANTFASRVSSLAERVDRLQVKVTQLDPKEEEVSLQGINTRKAFRSSTIQDQKLFDRNSLPVPVLETYNTCDTPPPLNNLTPYRDDGKEALKFYTDPSYFFDLWKEKMLQDTKDIMKEKRRHRREKKDNPNRGNVNPRKIKTRKEEWEKMKMGQEFVESKEKLGPSGYPPTLVYQNGSIGSVENVDRSSYPPPPLSDSTSPPSPSFSEDSLPPPPAEFSCPTDSNQRGPGLAGPKRSSVVSPSHPPPAPPLGSPPGSKPGFAPPPAPPPPPPMMSVPPPPPPGGFGPPGTPPPPSPPSFPPHPDFAAPPPPPPPPAADYPTLPPPPLSQPIGSAPPPPPPPPPPGPPPLLFSGPNVQPVTPPPLSDATKPKSSLPPVSDARSDLLSAIRQGFQLRKVEEQQEQEKRDVVGNDVATILSRRIAVEYSDSEDDSSEFDEDDWSD; encoded by the exons ATGCCGTTAGTAACGAGGAACATCGAGCCAAGGCACCTGTGCCGTCAGACGTTGCCTAGCGTTAGAAGCGAGCTGGAATGCGTGACCAACATCACCCTGGCAAATGTCATCCGACAGCTGGGCAGCCTGA GTAAATATGCAGAGGACATTGTTGGAGAGCTCTTTACTCAGGCAAATACCTTTGCCTCTCGGGTAAGCTCCCTTGCTGAGAGGGTCGACCGCCTACAAGTTAAAGTCACTCAGCTGGATCCCAAGGAAGAAGAAG TGTCACTGCAAGGAATCAACACCCGGAAGGCCTTCAGAAGCTCTACCATTCAAGACCAGAAGCTTTTTGACAGAAACTCTCTCCCAGTACCTGTCTTGGAAACCTATAACACCTGTGATACTCCTCCACCTCTCAACAATCTTACCCCTTACAG GGACGATGGGAAAGAGGCACTCAAATTCTACACAGACCCTTCGTACTTCTTTGATCTTTGGAAGGAGAAGATGCTGCAGGACACCAAGGATAtcatgaaagagaagagaaggcatAGG agagaaaagaaagataatccaAATCGAGGGAATGTAAATCCACGTAAAATCAAAACACGGAAGGAAGAGTGGGAGAAGATGAAAATGGGACAAGAGTTTGTGGAATCCAAAGAAAAGCTGGGGCCTTCTGG GTACCCACCCACCTTGGTGTACCAGAATGGCAGTATTGGCTCTGTTGAAAATGTGGACAGAAGCAGCTACCCACCGCCACCGCTGTCAGACTCCACCTCTCcgccttctccttccttctctgaggACAGCTTGCCTCCCCCACCAGCAGAATTCAG CTGCCCAACAGACAGCAACCAAAGAGGGCCTGGCTTAGCTGGACCCAAAAGATCCAGTGTGGTCAGCCCAAGCCATCCACCACCAGCTCCTCCTCTGGGCTCTCCACCAGGCTCCAAACCCGGGTTTGCTCCACcacctgcccctccacctccacctccaatGATGAGCGTTCCACCCCCTCCACCGCCTGGAGGATTTGGGCCTCCAGGgaccccaccaccaccttcaCCCCCATCTTTCCCACCTCACCCCGATTTTgctgcccctccacctcctcccccaccgcCTGCAGCTGACTACCCGACTCTGCCACCACCTCCCTTGTCCCAACCAATAGGAAGTGCACCtccgcctccccctcctccccctcccccggggccccctcctctccttttcaGTGGTCCCAATGTCCAGCCTGTCACACCACCACCACTTTCTGATGCCACCAAGCCTAAGTCCTCCTTGCCTCCTGTGAGTGATGCCCGCAGCGACTTACTTTCAGCCATACGTCAAG GCTTTCAGCTGCGCAAGGTTGAGGAGCAGCAGGAACAAGAGAAACGAGATGTCGTGGGCAACGATGTAGCCACCATCTTGTCACGTCGAATTGCCGTGGAGTACAGCGACTCAGAAGATGACTCCTCTGAGTTTGATGAGGACGACTGGTCGGATTAA